One window from the genome of Vicinamibacteria bacterium encodes:
- a CDS encoding glycoside hydrolase family 3 N-terminal domain-containing protein: MNHFRLLLAVGACVGLAVPVWTQSAATKARARPSADAPRPLKYLNPALSVDERVLDLVSRMTLEEKVGQLLMLDARGEDLSFVNTRQPGALLHVLGAKIAVAMDLAAKNRLAIPLLVGEDGIHGHSFWKDANIFPTQLAMAASWSPDLLERMGRVTAEEMAPTGIHETFSPVLCLTRDLRWGRTGETFGEDPYLIGELGAALIRGYQGKGLDDPTAVLATAKHYAGYSETQGGRDASEADISRRKLRSYFLPPFERAARAGAMMFMTGYQSMDGVPSTANKWLLRDVLKDQWGFKGVLVTDWDNVGRLVHEQKVAKTYADAAIMAVRAGNDLIMTTPQFYEGAIEAVKSGRMKESEIDEPLKRILGLKFRMGLFENPRRPDLQKAAIEVARKDHRAAVLDAARESLVLLQNDGVLPLDASRVKSIAVIGPNADDDLQQLGDWSLGSPQHPPEAGKHPRDKTVTVLDGIKAVAPAGTSVRYEKGCAINNGDLSGLPGAVAAALASDAVVAVVGDHLDFIGEGKSTATLEMQGGQVALLDALQKTGKPMIVVLVNSKPLVLPPAVKSARAILEAFNPGMEGGRAIAEAVFGQMNPSGKLTISFPVHVGQQPVFYNQVRGQHGSRYADLTQEPIFPFGHGLSYTEYRYSNVQLASNALARGQAATVSVDVLNAGKRAGDEIVQVYVSDVVTSVTWVSKALKGFARVHLEPGEKKTVTVRLPWESFELVDADGKYVVEPGDFEILVGPSSRDRDLLKATLRAE, translated from the coding sequence ATGAACCATTTTCGTCTGCTGCTGGCCGTGGGCGCGTGCGTTGGCCTGGCGGTGCCAGTCTGGACCCAGAGCGCGGCCACGAAAGCGCGCGCGCGGCCCTCAGCCGATGCGCCCAGACCGCTGAAGTACCTCAATCCCGCGCTGAGCGTGGACGAGCGCGTCCTCGACCTTGTCTCGCGTATGACTCTGGAAGAAAAAGTCGGCCAGCTGTTGATGCTCGATGCTCGGGGCGAGGACCTGTCGTTCGTGAACACTCGTCAGCCCGGGGCGCTGCTCCACGTCCTCGGCGCCAAGATCGCCGTCGCGATGGACCTCGCGGCGAAGAACCGCCTCGCCATCCCGCTCCTCGTCGGGGAGGACGGGATCCACGGCCACTCCTTCTGGAAGGACGCGAACATCTTCCCCACCCAGCTCGCAATGGCGGCGAGCTGGAGCCCCGACCTGCTGGAGCGAATGGGCCGGGTCACCGCGGAGGAGATGGCTCCGACTGGCATCCACGAGACCTTCTCGCCGGTGCTCTGCCTGACCCGAGACCTGCGTTGGGGGCGGACCGGCGAGACCTTCGGCGAGGACCCGTACTTGATCGGGGAGCTCGGAGCCGCCCTGATCCGCGGCTACCAGGGCAAGGGGCTCGACGATCCGACCGCCGTGCTCGCGACCGCCAAGCACTACGCGGGCTACTCTGAGACGCAAGGCGGGCGGGACGCCTCGGAGGCGGACATCTCCAGGCGGAAGCTGAGAAGCTACTTCCTCCCGCCGTTCGAGCGCGCCGCCCGCGCGGGGGCCATGATGTTCATGACGGGCTACCAGTCGATGGACGGCGTGCCTTCGACGGCCAACAAGTGGCTCCTCCGGGACGTGCTGAAGGACCAGTGGGGCTTCAAGGGCGTCCTCGTCACCGACTGGGACAACGTCGGACGCCTCGTCCACGAGCAGAAGGTTGCTAAGACCTACGCCGACGCCGCGATCATGGCCGTGCGCGCCGGGAACGACCTCATCATGACGACGCCTCAGTTCTACGAGGGGGCGATCGAGGCCGTGAAGAGCGGCCGGATGAAAGAGTCGGAGATCGACGAGCCCTTGAAGCGCATTCTGGGTCTCAAGTTCCGGATGGGCTTGTTCGAGAACCCGCGGCGGCCCGACCTCCAAAAAGCTGCCATCGAGGTTGCTCGGAAGGACCACCGCGCGGCCGTCCTCGACGCCGCCCGAGAGAGCCTTGTGCTGCTCCAGAACGACGGCGTGCTACCCCTCGACGCCTCCCGGGTGAAGTCGATCGCGGTGATCGGGCCGAACGCGGACGACGACCTCCAGCAGCTCGGCGACTGGTCGCTCGGCTCCCCGCAGCACCCGCCGGAGGCCGGCAAGCATCCACGGGACAAGACGGTGACGGTGCTCGACGGCATCAAGGCGGTGGCCCCGGCAGGGACGAGCGTCCGCTACGAGAAGGGCTGCGCGATCAACAACGGGGACCTCTCCGGGCTACCCGGCGCGGTCGCCGCCGCCCTGGCCTCGGACGCGGTGGTCGCCGTGGTCGGCGACCACCTCGACTTCATCGGTGAGGGGAAGAGCACAGCGACGCTCGAGATGCAGGGCGGCCAGGTGGCTCTCCTCGACGCCCTCCAAAAGACGGGCAAGCCGATGATCGTGGTGCTCGTGAACAGCAAGCCCCTCGTCTTGCCGCCTGCCGTGAAGAGCGCCCGGGCGATCCTCGAAGCGTTCAACCCCGGCATGGAGGGCGGGCGAGCCATCGCCGAGGCCGTGTTCGGCCAGATGAACCCCTCGGGCAAGCTCACGATCTCTTTCCCGGTGCACGTGGGCCAGCAGCCGGTGTTCTACAACCAGGTGCGCGGACAGCACGGCAGCCGTTACGCGGACCTCACCCAAGAGCCGATCTTTCCGTTCGGGCACGGACTGAGCTACACGGAGTACCGCTACAGCAACGTGCAGCTGGCCTCGAACGCCCTCGCCCGCGGCCAGGCCGCCACGGTCTCGGTCGACGTGCTGAACGCCGGTAAGCGCGCGGGCGACGAGATCGTCCAGGTGTACGTGAGCGACGTGGTCACCTCGGTGACCTGGGTGAGCAAGGCGCTCAAGGGATTCGCTCGGGTGCACCTCGAGCCCGGGGAGAAGAAAACGGTAACCGTGAGGTTGCCCTGGGAGTCCTTCGAGCTCGTCGACGCCGACGGAAAGTACGTCGTCGAACCCGGGGACTTCGAGATCCTCGTGGGCCCGTCGTCACGAGACCGTGACCTTCTGAAGGCGACGCTCCGCGCAGAGTAG
- a CDS encoding TetR family transcriptional regulator encodes MARPDPRRHERKARPFARALPPLPTALRQRKREVVRVALATAAEGLFLSRGFERTTVEQIAHAAGVSRRTFFRYYESKEDVLVERSERRGERLYAELAERPPGEPPLLAIRNALIPAVRAGVEDAEFTRWVIRALREKSPLRRAMMERRSRLEERIAALMAARLRSEPRDNTPMLLAFVTRALHDTAFNAWYDHETGDVTGLVDGLIGRLHAAVAELPSELWSRVLPRGSTSARSKTRRR; translated from the coding sequence ATGGCGAGGCCAGATCCAAGGCGCCACGAGCGGAAGGCGAGGCCGTTCGCCCGGGCCCTGCCGCCGCTGCCCACCGCCCTCCGCCAGAGGAAGCGCGAGGTTGTCCGGGTGGCCCTCGCCACCGCCGCGGAGGGGCTCTTTCTTTCGCGCGGCTTCGAGCGCACGACCGTCGAGCAGATCGCCCACGCCGCGGGTGTGTCCCGCCGGACCTTCTTCCGCTACTACGAGTCCAAGGAGGACGTCCTGGTCGAGCGCTCCGAAAGGCGGGGCGAACGGCTCTATGCCGAGCTCGCCGAGCGCCCTCCCGGTGAGCCGCCTCTCCTCGCGATCCGCAACGCACTCATCCCAGCCGTCCGCGCGGGGGTCGAGGACGCCGAGTTCACTCGCTGGGTGATCCGCGCTCTGCGCGAGAAGAGCCCGCTCCGGCGAGCGATGATGGAGCGGCGCAGTCGCCTGGAGGAGCGGATCGCCGCCCTCATGGCCGCGCGCCTCCGGTCGGAGCCACGCGACAACACACCGATGCTCCTGGCCTTCGTCACGCGGGCGCTGCACGACACCGCGTTCAACGCCTGGTACGACCACGAGACGGGCGACGTCACCGGGCTCGTCGACGGGCTGATCGGGCGCCTCCACGCGGCGGTCGCCGAGCTTCCCTCTGAGCTCTGGTCCCGCGTGTTGCCCCGGGGGAGCACCTCCGCCCGCAGCAAGACCCGCCGGCGCTGA
- a CDS encoding LysE family translocator, whose protein sequence is MPPVARQTADRLSTLSAALAGLPTAMRETLPALIAFAAAMSFTPGPNNTLVTASGASFGFRRSLPLLLGVVLGFALMVVGLGAARLFQALPVLHEILKVAGSIYLLWLAWRIARAGRSGPAGGRARPISFVEATAFQWINPKGWVFAAGALSAFTTVGGDLVGEVTVITVVLAVACLAGITTWCAFGVAIGRLLTSDRALAAFNWSMAGLLALSVAAAFV, encoded by the coding sequence GTGCCGCCGGTTGCGCGCCAAACAGCGGATCGATTGTCGACGTTGTCGGCCGCGCTCGCCGGGCTGCCGACCGCGATGAGGGAGACGCTGCCCGCCCTGATCGCCTTTGCGGCGGCGATGAGCTTCACGCCCGGCCCCAACAACACCCTGGTGACGGCTTCGGGTGCGAGCTTCGGGTTCCGCCGTTCGCTTCCGTTGCTACTCGGGGTCGTGCTCGGCTTTGCCCTGATGGTGGTTGGGCTCGGCGCCGCGCGCTTGTTCCAGGCTCTTCCCGTCCTGCACGAGATCCTGAAGGTCGCGGGATCAATCTACCTGCTGTGGCTCGCTTGGCGGATTGCGCGGGCTGGCCGCTCCGGCCCGGCGGGCGGCCGGGCCCGACCAATTTCGTTCGTCGAGGCCACGGCGTTCCAGTGGATCAACCCTAAGGGCTGGGTGTTCGCGGCCGGCGCCCTGTCGGCTTTCACCACTGTGGGCGGCGACCTGGTCGGCGAGGTCACCGTGATCACTGTCGTGCTCGCCGTCGCCTGTCTGGCCGGCATCACTACCTGGTGCGCGTTCGGAGTGGCGATCGGCCGCCTGCTGACGTCGGACCGCGCGCTGGCCGCGTTTAATTGGAGCATGGCCGGCCTGCTGGCGCTCTCGGTTGCGGCGGCCTTCGTCTGA
- a CDS encoding PLP-dependent aminotransferase family protein — protein sequence MPPPWELVIAVDRAAPLPPFLQIARSLTADIHRGRLRPGDRLPGSRRLAASLRVHRNTVLAALAELVAEGWLETTPGRGTFVARSIVHPAGRPFSRRRGAPKHVSALPFPLPPTPAPFRPPSLPTGTLNLSNGAPDVRLLPTRAIGRAYRRVLALRGPDLLAYGDPEGHPALRTALASMLANTRGLSVAADDVLVTRGSQMALTLVARTLLRPGDVVAVEQFGYRPSWEAFRAAGATVIPVPIDGDGIDVEALSRLASRTTLRALCVTPHHQYPTTVTLKAARRLALLALARARHIAIIEDDYDHEFHYDGRPVLPLASTDEPGLVVYIGTLSKALAPGLRIGYVVAPPAVLRSASAIRSLLDIQGDLATEAAVATLIEDGELQRHIARVRRVYATRREILARSLRRTFGDRVDFTLAPGGMALWVHLRISVDVESWARRSVQFGVSWYTGRRYAFDGHPQPFARFSFAWLNEHELPEAVRRMAAALP from the coding sequence ATGCCGCCCCCCTGGGAACTCGTAATCGCCGTCGACCGCGCCGCACCCCTGCCCCCGTTCCTGCAGATCGCGCGCTCCCTGACCGCCGATATCCACCGTGGACGCCTGCGCCCGGGGGACCGGCTGCCGGGCAGCCGGCGGCTCGCGGCCAGCCTCCGGGTGCATCGCAATACCGTCCTTGCCGCGTTGGCCGAGCTCGTGGCGGAAGGATGGCTCGAGACGACACCGGGCCGCGGAACCTTCGTCGCGCGTAGCATCGTTCATCCCGCCGGCCGGCCATTCTCACGGCGGCGGGGAGCCCCTAAACACGTGTCGGCCCTGCCCTTCCCGCTCCCCCCGACCCCCGCTCCGTTTCGCCCGCCGAGCCTTCCGACCGGCACGCTGAACTTGAGCAATGGCGCGCCTGACGTCCGCCTTCTCCCCACGCGCGCTATCGGGCGCGCCTATCGGCGCGTTTTGGCCCTACGCGGTCCAGACCTGCTCGCGTACGGCGATCCCGAGGGACACCCCGCGCTCCGTACCGCCCTCGCATCGATGCTCGCGAACACGAGGGGCCTGTCCGTCGCCGCCGACGATGTGCTCGTCACGCGCGGCTCCCAGATGGCTTTGACCCTCGTTGCCCGGACGTTGCTCCGTCCCGGCGACGTCGTCGCGGTGGAACAGTTCGGCTATCGCCCGTCCTGGGAGGCGTTCCGAGCCGCGGGGGCGACGGTCATTCCCGTCCCCATCGACGGCGATGGCATCGATGTCGAGGCGCTCTCCCGACTGGCCAGCCGCACGACGCTCCGCGCCCTCTGCGTCACACCCCATCATCAGTATCCAACTACGGTGACCCTGAAGGCGGCGCGACGCCTGGCCCTCCTCGCCCTGGCGCGGGCCCGACACATTGCGATCATCGAAGACGACTACGACCACGAGTTCCACTACGACGGTCGTCCCGTACTTCCATTGGCCAGCACCGATGAACCGGGCCTCGTCGTGTACATCGGCACACTCTCAAAAGCTCTCGCCCCCGGCCTTCGCATCGGCTATGTCGTCGCCCCGCCGGCCGTCCTGCGGAGCGCGAGTGCGATCCGCTCTTTGCTCGATATACAGGGAGACCTGGCGACCGAGGCGGCGGTGGCCACGTTGATCGAGGATGGCGAGCTACAGCGCCACATCGCGCGTGTGCGACGCGTGTACGCGACCCGCCGCGAGATCCTGGCCCGCAGCCTGCGCCGGACCTTCGGGGACCGCGTCGACTTCACGCTTGCCCCCGGCGGAATGGCCCTATGGGTCCACCTCCGCATCTCTGTCGATGTCGAGTCCTGGGCACGCCGGAGCGTCCAGTTCGGCGTCTCCTGGTACACCGGTCGGCGCTACGCTTTCGATGGACATCCCCAGCCGTTTGCGAGATTTAGCTTTGCGTGGTTGAACGAACACGAGCTCCCGGAAGCAGTGAGGCGAATGGCCGCGGCTCTCCCCTAA
- a CDS encoding protein kinase — MGRSTLLFDEMTIGTDTTKVGTPVPPVEGTPPASQVATLPMDGLQKEEDPPRGIRLATRLSLTIAVLLASCLSLALAFATWRANEVTGERIHENLKLVPALYSSFADSEASARRQQVKSSAEQPGTRALLAEVRAGAETFHDSAQDFARDLGAEMAFFFDSRGALLARSDRAAGEESGRDFSAVAWVKRPLSDLTESSAFILDVKRKKALFLVAAAPVTQGEGRELKLNGVLAAAFPIDDARAMELGHLMSGEIAFVANLAPRGASPETAVVAATAPLRGVGFQGILASTRALEPIFGRGEPFGPLEFSSKGEGYIATALPIKSGSGEVIAALVVARSKDLELAAFRQIRRGIAWIGAFVLMASLPISSALARRISHPIEQLAAGAEAIRGGQLDIALPRARGDEVGTLARAFAAMVAELKQKAALEKWVAEVLRRPGDVTLGSRAVLAADQALPGLGVEKLFAKRYYVLSVLGEGGMGRVYRAHDRDLDEQVALKVLTRSTFGEGTQAEEVLKQETRLARMITHPNVVRVYDLGESEGSRFLTMEYVPGTTLSELLDRRGKLDLAPGLQIAKQICRGLAAVHSANVVHGDLKPRNVMVMANGVVKLMDFGVARGSRVGENKEGILAGSVQYMSPEQARGAVLDARSDLYSAGVTLYEMFTGQRPFESEDRETLLKMHLHEAPRDPRTLRPELPDVLCHAILACLAKSRVQRPATASDLERALLRVKI, encoded by the coding sequence ATGGGGAGGAGTACCCTCCTGTTCGACGAGATGACGATCGGTACTGACACAACCAAGGTCGGAACACCTGTCCCCCCGGTCGAGGGGACGCCCCCGGCCTCCCAAGTGGCCACTCTGCCGATGGATGGCCTGCAGAAGGAAGAAGATCCTCCAAGGGGGATCCGGCTCGCCACCCGCCTGTCTCTCACCATTGCCGTGCTTCTCGCCAGCTGTCTATCCCTGGCTCTGGCGTTCGCGACCTGGCGTGCCAACGAGGTCACGGGGGAGCGGATCCACGAGAACCTAAAGCTCGTCCCCGCCCTCTATAGCAGCTTCGCGGACTCGGAGGCCAGCGCCCGTCGTCAGCAGGTCAAGTCCTCGGCCGAGCAGCCTGGCACGAGGGCTCTCCTGGCGGAGGTCAGGGCGGGCGCGGAGACGTTCCATGACTCTGCTCAGGACTTCGCGCGCGATCTTGGCGCGGAAATGGCGTTCTTTTTCGATTCTCGGGGAGCCCTCCTGGCCCGCAGCGATCGGGCGGCCGGTGAGGAGTCGGGTCGCGATTTCTCCGCCGTCGCCTGGGTCAAGCGGCCGCTCTCCGACCTCACCGAGTCCTCTGCTTTCATTCTCGACGTGAAGAGGAAGAAAGCCCTCTTCCTTGTCGCGGCCGCGCCCGTGACCCAGGGTGAGGGGCGCGAACTGAAGCTTAACGGTGTCCTCGCGGCGGCCTTTCCCATTGACGATGCGCGCGCGATGGAGCTGGGGCATCTGATGTCGGGAGAGATTGCCTTCGTCGCCAATCTAGCTCCGCGGGGGGCAAGTCCGGAGACCGCGGTGGTGGCCGCCACCGCCCCTTTGCGAGGGGTGGGGTTCCAGGGCATCCTGGCTTCGACCCGAGCCTTGGAGCCCATCTTCGGGAGGGGAGAGCCCTTTGGGCCGTTGGAGTTCTCGTCGAAGGGCGAGGGCTACATAGCAACCGCGCTGCCCATCAAATCCGGGAGCGGGGAAGTGATCGCCGCCCTAGTGGTGGCGCGTTCGAAGGACCTGGAACTCGCGGCCTTCCGACAGATCCGGCGTGGCATCGCCTGGATAGGCGCGTTTGTCCTCATGGCATCCCTACCGATCTCCTCGGCCCTGGCCCGGCGGATTTCCCATCCCATCGAACAGCTGGCGGCGGGAGCGGAGGCGATTCGCGGTGGCCAACTCGATATCGCGTTGCCGAGAGCGAGGGGCGACGAAGTGGGGACCCTGGCCCGTGCCTTCGCGGCCATGGTCGCGGAGCTGAAGCAGAAGGCTGCCCTCGAGAAATGGGTGGCGGAGGTCCTCCGCCGACCTGGCGACGTGACGCTGGGATCGCGCGCGGTCCTGGCGGCGGACCAGGCGCTCCCCGGCTTGGGGGTCGAGAAGTTGTTCGCCAAGCGCTACTACGTGCTCTCCGTGCTCGGGGAGGGCGGCATGGGGAGGGTGTATCGGGCCCACGATCGGGACCTAGACGAGCAGGTGGCGCTGAAGGTCCTGACCCGAAGCACTTTCGGCGAGGGGACGCAGGCGGAGGAAGTTCTCAAGCAGGAAACACGGTTGGCCCGCATGATCACCCATCCCAACGTGGTCCGCGTTTACGACCTGGGCGAATCTGAAGGAAGCCGCTTCCTGACCATGGAGTACGTTCCGGGCACGACGCTCAGTGAGCTCCTGGACCGACGGGGCAAACTGGACCTTGCCCCCGGGCTGCAGATCGCAAAGCAGATTTGTCGCGGCCTGGCCGCGGTCCACAGCGCGAACGTCGTTCACGGAGACCTCAAGCCGCGAAACGTGATGGTGATGGCCAACGGCGTGGTCAAGCTCATGGACTTCGGGGTGGCCCGCGGATCCCGTGTCGGGGAGAACAAGGAGGGCATTCTCGCGGGATCCGTTCAATACATGAGCCCGGAGCAAGCCCGGGGGGCCGTGCTTGACGCGCGGAGCGACCTCTACTCTGCGGGCGTGACTCTTTACGAGATGTTCACGGGGCAACGCCCGTTCGAATCGGAGGATCGGGAGACGCTGTTGAAGATGCATCTCCATGAGGCGCCTCGCGATCCGCGAACGCTCCGTCCCGAGCTGCCGGACGTTCTCTGCCACGCAATCCTTGCCTGCCTGGCTAAGTCTCGCGTCCAGCGTCCCGCCACCGCCTCCGACCTGGAGCGGGCACTGCTGAGGGTCAAGATCTGA
- a CDS encoding EAL domain-containing protein: MGRLLDPGSYAPSAYAVPLLVTAAATFLLGVSIVIRERASRVALLFCLIPLTIDVWLVCFSLMFLSIDPLVAVAWAKIAHAGIPFIAAAIYHFTVAVTYADKRRRLLVWGGWLLSGLFSALFLGTNVLLLGLHRYPWGYYPRYRAAALPYCLTFVGLLLLSLREHWNDSRGAETRTHRLRSRAYLLAFAAASLGCVDYVAAYGIPIYPFGYLPVLAFVALIARTIRRYHLADITPALAAPQIIATMTDALIVYDDEGRIRLLNQAAASLLGHREADLLGAPVASLVDTSSDGSGPLSSALQRREARDQEGRLRARTGEGVDVRVSISPLQSMGGLGAGAVLIARDFRDRMAAEIAVRASEERYRCMFEANPQPMWVYDLETLGFLAVNDAALQHYGYSRAEFLGLSIDDLAAAPDPSHPPDHVSPTVRGNEAVVRQHRRRDGTPIWVQLITHELKLGERPAGFVLVHDVSNELRAERTLRASEAKFRALAETEAAAIFILEGDSLRYVNPALKSMTGLSEPELLKRKFWELAHVDAQERFRERGRAGQRPGARPDRFELKLACLRGEPRWADVTMTPVELEGLPAAVATAFDITERKLAEEALRESERRLRDILDNVQLISLFLDVNGEITYGNEYLLDLVGCREEEIIGQNWFDSFVPEDQREAARRSFIERIHSGVISPHDDTEILTRSGERRQISWSNTVLRDPEGKVIGGAALGADTTERAKAERQLAHGALHDALTGLPNRTLLMDRLEICIARARRRPGYMFAALLLDVDRFKVVNESLGHLAGDQLLIQIARRLETCLRPADSVARLGGDEFAVLIDEIEEAAVPARVAERIQGSLSVPFELASREVFVTASIGIALHKPRYQKAEDLVRDADNAMHRAKEEGRARHREFDTAMHARAVGLLQIVNDLHRAVEREELQAHYQPIMCLRSGQVAGFEALVRWQRPGHGLVFPGDFIRVAEETGLIVPIGLWVLREACRQLRSWQARFSSRRPLMMSVNLSGRQFQQPDLVSEVARIVRETQLPPGSLKLEVTESILMENPDAAAAMLTELKAHGIHVCIDDFGTGYSSLGYLLRFPANTLKIDRSFISGMGAGSPHSDMVVRTIVGLARNLGMDVIAEGVETEEQLGRLQALECDFIQGYHFSKPMAAEGVVELLSGEVPILWPPRA, from the coding sequence ATGGGAAGGCTGCTCGACCCGGGGAGTTACGCCCCGAGCGCATACGCCGTTCCGCTCCTTGTTACCGCCGCCGCGACGTTCCTCCTGGGCGTATCCATCGTCATCCGCGAACGGGCCTCCCGGGTCGCGCTCCTCTTTTGCCTCATCCCTTTGACCATCGACGTTTGGCTCGTCTGCTTCTCGCTGATGTTTCTCTCCATCGACCCCCTGGTGGCCGTGGCTTGGGCCAAGATCGCGCACGCCGGGATCCCCTTCATCGCCGCCGCCATCTACCACTTCACCGTGGCCGTCACCTACGCCGACAAGCGGCGTCGGCTGCTCGTTTGGGGGGGTTGGCTCCTCTCCGGACTCTTCTCGGCCCTGTTCCTGGGAACCAACGTGTTGCTCCTCGGCCTCCACCGATACCCCTGGGGCTACTATCCCCGCTACCGCGCGGCCGCCCTCCCCTACTGCTTGACCTTCGTCGGCCTGCTACTCCTCAGCTTGCGCGAGCACTGGAACGACTCCCGCGGAGCCGAGACCCGCACGCATCGCCTCCGAAGTCGCGCGTACCTTCTGGCATTCGCGGCGGCGTCCCTGGGCTGCGTGGACTACGTGGCCGCCTACGGGATCCCCATCTATCCTTTCGGCTACCTCCCCGTCCTCGCCTTCGTCGCCCTCATCGCGCGTACCATCCGGCGCTACCACTTGGCGGACATCACCCCTGCCCTGGCCGCGCCCCAGATCATCGCCACCATGACCGACGCGCTCATCGTCTACGACGACGAAGGGAGGATCCGGCTTCTGAACCAGGCCGCGGCCTCCCTCCTCGGCCACCGGGAAGCGGACCTTCTGGGGGCGCCCGTCGCGTCCTTGGTGGACACCTCGAGCGACGGTTCGGGCCCGCTATCCAGCGCTCTCCAACGCCGTGAGGCGAGGGATCAAGAGGGTCGCCTCCGGGCACGAACCGGAGAGGGGGTGGACGTGAGGGTCTCGATCTCCCCCCTCCAAAGCATGGGAGGCCTGGGGGCGGGGGCGGTGCTGATCGCACGCGATTTCCGCGACAGAATGGCCGCGGAAATTGCGGTGCGAGCCTCCGAGGAACGCTACCGCTGCATGTTCGAGGCCAACCCGCAACCCATGTGGGTCTACGACCTCGAGACCCTAGGATTCCTGGCCGTGAACGACGCCGCGCTGCAGCACTATGGCTACTCGCGGGCGGAGTTCCTGGGCCTGTCGATCGACGACCTGGCCGCGGCCCCGGACCCTTCCCATCCCCCCGATCACGTCTCGCCCACCGTACGAGGCAACGAGGCCGTCGTCCGGCAGCACCGCCGGCGCGACGGCACCCCCATCTGGGTTCAGCTCATCACTCACGAGCTCAAGTTGGGAGAACGCCCTGCCGGCTTCGTCCTCGTCCACGACGTGAGCAACGAGTTGCGAGCGGAGCGAACCCTTCGGGCCAGCGAGGCCAAGTTCCGGGCCCTGGCGGAGACGGAGGCGGCGGCGATCTTCATCCTGGAGGGGGACAGCCTCCGCTATGTCAATCCGGCTCTCAAGTCCATGACCGGCCTCTCGGAGCCCGAGCTTCTGAAACGTAAGTTCTGGGAGTTGGCTCATGTGGATGCGCAGGAACGGTTCCGGGAGCGGGGCCGGGCGGGGCAGCGCCCGGGGGCCCGACCCGACCGATTCGAATTGAAGCTCGCCTGCCTTCGCGGCGAGCCGCGCTGGGCCGATGTCACGATGACGCCGGTCGAGCTCGAAGGTCTCCCGGCGGCGGTGGCGACCGCTTTCGACATCACGGAGCGAAAGCTCGCCGAAGAAGCACTCCGGGAGTCGGAGCGACGCCTCAGAGACATTCTCGATAACGTCCAGCTGATCTCCCTCTTCTTGGACGTCAACGGCGAAATCACCTACGGCAACGAGTACCTCCTGGACCTCGTGGGCTGCCGGGAAGAGGAGATCATCGGCCAGAACTGGTTCGACAGCTTCGTCCCCGAGGACCAACGGGAAGCGGCCCGGCGCAGCTTCATCGAGCGGATTCACAGCGGCGTGATATCCCCCCACGACGACACCGAGATCCTGACCCGTTCAGGGGAAAGGCGGCAGATCTCCTGGAGTAACACGGTCTTGCGCGACCCCGAGGGCAAGGTCATCGGCGGCGCCGCCCTCGGGGCCGACACCACGGAGCGCGCCAAGGCGGAGCGACAGCTGGCGCACGGCGCCCTGCACGACGCTCTCACGGGACTCCCCAACCGCACCTTGCTCATGGACCGCCTGGAAATCTGTATCGCCCGGGCTCGGCGTCGCCCCGGCTACATGTTTGCCGCCCTGCTTCTGGATGTGGACCGCTTCAAGGTGGTCAACGAAAGCCTCGGCCACCTCGCGGGGGACCAGCTCCTCATCCAGATCGCGCGTCGTCTCGAGACCTGTCTGCGACCCGCGGACTCGGTCGCGCGGCTCGGGGGCGACGAGTTCGCCGTCCTCATCGACGAAATCGAGGAGGCGGCGGTGCCCGCCCGCGTCGCCGAGCGCATACAGGGCTCCCTGAGCGTCCCTTTCGAGCTCGCCAGCCGGGAGGTGTTCGTCACCGCCAGCATCGGGATTGCCTTGCACAAGCCCCGGTATCAAAAGGCGGAGGACCTCGTCCGGGACGCCGACAATGCCATGCATCGGGCCAAAGAGGAGGGGCGAGCCCGCCACCGAGAGTTCGACACCGCCATGCACGCCCGGGCCGTGGGCCTCCTCCAGATCGTGAACGACTTGCATCGGGCGGTCGAGCGAGAGGAGCTGCAGGCCCACTACCAGCCCATCATGTGCCTCCGCTCGGGGCAGGTTGCGGGTTTCGAGGCCCTGGTCCGATGGCAGCGCCCGGGCCATGGCCTGGTCTTTCCGGGCGACTTCATCAGGGTCGCAGAGGAGACGGGGCTCATCGTCCCTATCGGGCTCTGGGTGCTCCGCGAGGCCTGCCGCCAGCTCCGGTCCTGGCAGGCTCGCTTTTCCTCCCGCCGGCCTCTGATGATGAGCGTTAACCTCTCCGGAAGGCAGTTCCAGCAGCCCGATCTCGTTTCCGAAGTGGCCCGGATCGTGCGCGAGACACAGCTGCCGCCGGGGAGCCTAAAGCTGGAAGTTACGGAGAGCATCCTCATGGAGAACCCGGATGCCGCCGCCGCCATGCTCACCGAGCTCAAAGCCCACGGGATCCACGTCTGTATCGACGACTTTGGGACCGGCTATTCATCGCTGGGTTACTTGCTCCGCTTCCCCGCCAACACCCTCAAGATCGACCGCTCATTCATCAGCGGAATGGGGGCGGGGAGCCCGCACTCGGACATGGTGGTGCGGACGATCGTGGGGCTTGCCCGCAACCTGGGCATGGATGTGATCGCCGAGGGAGTCGAGACCGAGGAACAGCTGGGCCGACTACAGGCCCTCGAGTGCGATTTCATCCAGGGCTATCACTTCTCCAAGCCGATGGCGGCGGAGGGAGTGGTCGAGCTCTTGAGCGGCGAGGTCCCGATCCTGTGGCCGCCGCGGGCCTGA